In Gemmatimonadota bacterium, the sequence GAGCACGCCGTGGGCTCGACCGGTCCGTCATCCTTCGACTCACCGGCTGTGACTGGATCCACAATCACCAGGTCACGCTCATCACCGGAGCGACCGGCACTGGCAAGACCTATCTCGCCTGCGCCCTCGGCCACAGCGCCTGCCGCCACGGCCTCTCTGTCCGCTACTTCCGCCTCTCTCGGCTCCTCGACGAACTCCGTATCGCGCGCGCCGACGGATCCTACGAACGCCTGCTCGACCGGCTACAAAGAACAGCTGTACTCCTGATCGACGACTTCGGGCTCCAGGTCCTCAATGAGACCGAACGCAGAGATCTCCTCGAGGTGCTCGAGGACCGCTACGCACGGCGTGCCACCCTTGTCACCAGCCAGCTACCCATCGAGCACTGGCATGACGTCGTAGG encodes:
- a CDS encoding ATP-binding protein, whose amino-acid sequence is MLIEQTLTQLHELRLTGMADALEEQRGVPDVQTLPFEDRFALLLERESSVRENRRRTRLLRQAKLRLPSATIEDLNFRARRGLDRSVILRLTGCDWIHNHQVTLITGATGTGKTYLACALGHSACRHGLSVRYFRLSRLLDELRIARADGSYERLLDRLQRTAVLLIDDFGLQVLNETERRDLLEVLEDRYARRATLVTSQLPIEHWHDVVGDATFGDAILDRLVHHAHRIHLTGASMRRHAPTTT